CAGAGCCGACGCGCGGCGCGGAACTTGGCGACTTCCTCGAACAGATCGTTGTGCGCGGCGAAGAAGAACGACAGACGCGGCGCGAACGAGTCGACCGCGAGTCCGGCCTCCACCGCCTGCTGCACGTAGGCCAGGGCGTCGGCGAAGGTGAACGCCACTTCCTGCACCGCCGTGGCGCCCGCTTCGCGAATGTGATAGCCGCTGATGGAGATGGGATTCCACTGCGGCACCTCGGCGGCGCAGAAGCGGAACATCTCCGCCGTGAGCGCGAGCGACGGCGCAGGCGGATAGATGTACGTGCCGCGCGCGATGTATTCCTTGAGAATGTCGTTCTGCACCGTGCCGGAGAGCATGTCACGGCGGATGCCGCGCTCCTCCGCAACGACGATGTACATGGCCAGCAGCGTGGAGGCCGTGGCGTTGATCGTCATGCTCGTGGAGACCTTGTCGAGCGGAATGCCGTCGAGCAGCACGTGCATGTCTTCGACGGTGTCGATGGCCACACCGACACGCCCCACCTCACCCATCGCCCGCGGCGTGCCGGAGTCGATGCCCATTTGGGTGGGAAGATCGAAGGCCACCGACAAACCGGTCTGCCCGGCATCGAGGAGCAGCCGGAACCGTTCGTTGGTGGCCTTGGCGGTCCCGAACCCGGCATACTGCCGCATGGTCCAGAGACGACCGCGGTACATGGTGGGCTGGACGCCGCGGGTGAACGGGAACTGGCCCGGGTCACCCAGGTCGTGCGCGTAATCGATACGGACGGCATCCGGTCGGACAACCGCCGGAATGGGGATACCGGATGGGGAGAGACGTTCGGTCATCTCCCCAATCTATCAGCCCGCCGAAACCGCGGAGGGTGCGGGGCGTGCCGCCCCTCGGCGCTCCGGAATGCCGGGGGCCACATACCGGGGAAGCGGGAATTCACTGACCATCTCCACCTCCGCCTTGCTGCCGATATAGAGCGGCGAGCGCTGATGCAGCTCGGTGGGCTCGATGTCGAGGATGCTGCCGTAGCCGTCGGTCGCGAGTCCTCCCGCCTGCTCCGCAATGAAGGCAAGGGGGTTGGCTTCATACAGGAGACGGAGCTTGCCGCGCGTGGCCTTCTCGTTGGCGGGATAACAGAACACACCACCACCGAGCAGGTTGCGATGGAAGTCGGCCACGAGCGAACCCACGTAGCGCACATTCAGCGCCTTCTTCTGCCCGTCGAGCCCACGATACCGCCGCATGAGCGCGCGGGTCGGCTCCGGCCAATCCTGCTCGTACGCGTCGTTCACCGACAGATATCGCGCCCGCTCGGGGATGCGGATGTTGGGGTGCGACAGCAGGAACTCACCGATGGACGGATCGAGCGTGAAGCCGTGCGCCCCCTGCCCCGTGGTGTACACCATCATGGTGCTCGAGCCATAGAGGATGTAGCCGGCCGCCACCTGACGGCGCCCAGGCTGCAGCATGTCCTCCATCTCGCCGCGCGTACCGCGCGTGATCTTGCGGAACACGGAGAAGATCGTGCCCACCGGCACATTGACGTCGATGTTCGACGAGCCGTCGAGCGGATCGAAGAGCAGCACGTACTTGCCGTGGCGGAAGCCTTCGGGGATCTGGATGATGTCGGGCTCTTCCTCCGACGCCATCGCACAGAGCCGCCCGCCATGATCGAACGCCTTGACGATGATCTCGTTGGCGATGACGTCGAGCTTCTGCTGGACTTCGCCCTGCACATTCTCGCTCATTGTTGCGCCGAGGATGTCGGCGAGGCCGGCGCTGCGCACCTTGTTGGCGATCATCTTCCCGGCGAGTGCCATGTCGTAGAGGATGCCGGACAGTTCGCCCGTCGCCTCCGGGAACATGCGCTCCTGCTCGATGATGAAGCGCTCGATGGTGACGACCGACGTCGCAGTATGCTTGACCACGGTAGGATCCCCGGAGGGTGAACGCGAATCGCCGACTGAGCCCCAGTCCGGCTTGTGCGCTGAGCGGAAAGCTGGCGCCCCCGGGCAAGCTCGTGCAAGAGCAGCGCCGCGGTTTTTCGAAGGACTGATGCGGTGAAACGGATGTAACAGGCACGACCTGTCCCGCAGGTCATGGCACGCGATTCTCCTGGGGCACCTGCCACGCCTCGCCGCCCGCAAGGACCCGCAGCGTGCGTCCATCGGTCTGCACAATCACGGTGCCATCGGTATCGGTGCGCAACACGGGAACGCCGCGTGCCATGAGCGCCGCCAGCGTCTCGGGTGAGGGATGTCCGTAGCGGTTGCCCGCCCCCACCGAGGCAATCGCCAGGCGCGGCGTGGCCGCATCGAGGAGCGGGGCGGTCGAGCTCGTCCGACTGCCGTGATGCCCCAGCTTCAGGACATCGACATCGAGCGCGTCGGCGCCCTGCTGCGCCACCAGCCACGCCTCTTCCTCTCCCTCGGCGTCGCCGGTCAACAGCAGACGGTGATGTCCGAAATCGACGCGCAGCACCACCGACGATTCGTTGGCATCCCGCTGTAAGGCGGTCCACGAGGAATCGGGAGCCAGCACGGTCAACTGCACACCATCCAGTGTAAAGGTGCGCCCCGGGCGCACACGCTCCCACGGCGTGTTGGTTTCCCGCACGGCGTCGAGTGCCTCGCGGTAGCCTGGGCTGGGCAGCACGAAGGCCGGCTCCCACCAGCGCGCCGGGCGCAGCGCCCGCACCACACTTGCCGCGCCACCCGCGTGATCGTCGTGCGGGTGCGTAAGCACGAACAGCGCCACCTGTCCGCCGCGCCGCCGCACATACGGCACCACGACGCGGCGACCCGCATCGCCCCCCTGCCAGCGCCGCCCCGCGTCCACGAGAATCCAGCGTCCGCGCGGCGTACGCAGCGCCAGGGCATCCCCCTGCCCGACGTCGAGCACATGCAGCTCCAGGTGCCCGTTTCCCGGCACCATTGCCGATCGCCAGAGGGTGGCCGTGAGCACGGCGGCCGCCCCCACCACCCAACGGCCGCGCCGTCGGTCGGCCGTGCTGCGTACGAGCAGCGCTACGGCCGTGCCGGTCCCCACGGCGGTGGCGAAGGTGGGAGCCACGCCAAGTACGGCGCCAGGCACCGCTGCCGCACCGTGGGCCACGAGATCGAGCAACGCCATGAGTGGCTGCGTCGCGTCCGCGAGCCAGTGGTGCGGCCCAGCGGGCAACAGCAGCGCGGCGAGCAGGGCAAGAAACAACGCCGGCTGGAGAACGCCGATCAATGGCGCCGCCACAACATTGGACAGGGGCGCCACCAGACTGATCCGACCGAAGGTCCAGGCCACGAGCGGTGCCATGACCAGTGTGGCGATGAGGCCGGTGGAGATTTCGCCGAGGAGCCAGCCGGCGGCCCCTCGTTGCCGATGCCACCAGCGCAGCATCCTTGCCGCATAGGCGGTTACCGGGAGCGGGTGACGGTCCCGTTTCCAGCGTCGGTGCAGCGACCGGGTCGCCACCAGCGCCGCCATGCCGCCCACGCTGAGTTGCCAGCCGAGGTCGTGCACGATGGCGGGCTCGATGGTGGGGACCACCGCCCCGAGGGCGAGGGCCGTCCACTCGTGCACCGGGCGCTGCCAGCGACGACTGAGCATCGTGACGATGAGCATGATGGCGCTGCGCACCGCGGGCGCCGGGAAGCCGAGGAGTGCCACGTAGGCCACCACGACGCACACACACGCCGGTTCGAGCCAGCGACGGGAGAGGCGCAAGGCACCGCCCAGCGTGAGCAATGCCGTGGCGATGATCGCGACATGCATGCCGCTGACCGACAACAGGTGCACGAGACCCGCGTCGGCGTAGCGATCGCGAACCGCGGGGTCGATGCTGCGCTGATCGGCAATGAGCAGCGCGCGTACAAGTGGCGCGCGCGTGCGAAAGGCGTCGTCGATGACCGTCCCCACATGGGCGCGCCACGCCACGAGTGGATGGCGCGGGCCGTACGCGACTCCAACCCGGGCGCGTTCGAGTCGCAGCGCCGTGCCGGTTGGCTGCGGAGACGCCCACACCGGCACGTGCATGCCTGGCCGGGGCGTCGGCGCGGCGGCGCGCGTACTATCCTGGGGCGCGAGGTTCACCACCGCCGGCACGTGACAGCGCGGCCAGCGTGCGCGCTCCGACGCCTGCCCGCGCAGCTGCGCCGGGCGACGGCCGCGCGACGGCACGTGATCCGCCACATGCACCCATGCCGCGCGGCCTTCGGCCAGCTGCCGCTGCAACCGTTGGGCACAGAGCCGGTTCTCGCGCTCGTCTCCCCACGAGGCCAGCAACCCGGCCGCCACGAGGAGCGGCTCCACCCGACCACGGCGCCAGAGCACGACCCCCGCCGCCAGAAGCAGCGCGGGCGGCAGCGGCGTGTGCCACCACGCCCCCGCCATGAGCCCCGCCAGCCACCACGCAACCGCATGAATGAGCAACGGCATGGCACAACCTGTGTGCGCCATGCCGCCGTGGTATCACCATTTCTCCGGCCCCGCCATCATGCCAACGCGGCCGGCAATCGCTCGCTGCGATACGCCCCGATACGCCCCGATACGCCTCGATGCGGCGCTATGCGCCGCTATGCGCCGCTATGCGCTCATCATGGGCAAGGGCGCGCGCTCCCGTCGCTCGACCACCGGCGTACCGGTGAACGTGGCCCCGGTGGTGCCGGTGAGGGTCACCGTGAGATACTCGCCAATTCGGGCCGCGTCGGCAGGCACCATGACCGTCTTGAAATCACGCGAGCGGCCCTGCAGCAGTTCGCCGTCGCGCGCCACCTTCTCGATAAGCAACTCCATGGTCTCGCCAAGACGGCCGAGATTGTTCTCGCGCGATATGCCGCGCACCGTGCTCACGAGGCGGTCGAAGCGGGTCGCCACGACGTCGTCGGGGATCGTCCACTCGGGCGGCATGCGTGTGGCCGGCGTGCCCTCACGGGCCGAGAACTTGAACATGAAGGCGTCGTCGAAGCGCACTTCCCGGCAGAGGGACAGCGTATCGGTGAACTCCTCATCGGTTTCGCCCGGAAACCCCACGATGATGTCGGTCGTGAGGGCGAGCCCCGGAATCGCGGCGCGCAGGCGGGCCACGCAGTCGAGGTAGTCCTCACGGGAATAGCGTCGCAGCATGCGCTTGAGCATGCTCGTGCTGCCGCTCTGCATGGGCAGATGCACGTGCTCGCAGACGGTGGGCGTCGTGGCCATCGCCTCGATGACCCGGTCGCTGAAATCGTTCGGATGTGGGCTCGTGTAGCGCACGCGACGAATGCCATCGACGGAGCCCACCGCGCGCAGCAGGTCGGCGAAGTCGTGCGAGCCGTCGGTGTACGAGTTGACGGTCTGCCCCAACAGCACCACTTCGGAGAGGCCCTGCTCGACCACCTGCTGCACCTCGCGCACCACGTCGGCCAGCTTGCGGCTGCGCTCGGGGCCCCGCGTGAACGGCACGATGCAGTAGGTGCAGCGATAGTCGCAGCCGCGCTGCACCGGAATCCACGCCTTCACCCCTTCGAAGCGCCGCGCCACCACGTCCTCGTAGTGCTCCTCGAGGTCGAAGTCGGTGGCGGTGAACTTCTCGCCGCGACGCGCCCCGTCGAGCAACGCCGGGAGCGCCCGGTAGCCATCGGGGCCAACGACGAGCGACACGTGCTTGGCCTGGTCGAGCACGCGGGCCCCCAGCCGCTGCGCCATGCAGCCGGTCACCCCCACGATGGTGTCGGGCTTCATGAAGCGGCGCAGTTCACCGAGACGGCCAATGACGCGCGTTTCGGCGTTCTCGCGAATGGCGCAGGTGTTCACGAGAATGACGTCAGCGCCGTCGGGCGCATCAACCGGCGCGTACCCGTGCGCCACCAGCTTTCCGTACATGAGTTCGGAGTCGGCCACGTTCATCTGGCAGCCGTATGTCTCGATGTACACGGTGGGCCTGGGCGTTGCCGTGACGGTGTCCGGCAGCTCGGGAAGCGAAAGCGGAGCACTCATGATCAGGGGCGCACCTGAATGCCGACGCCGAGGAGCCACGCCGCCTCGCGGGCCGCGGATCCGGCGAGCGAGCGGGTGGCACGCTGCAGGGAGAAGTCGATGGCCGCGGCGTCGCGCGCGAGGGGGAAACCGAGACCACCGCTGAGGCGAATCTCACGCACCGGCGCTGAGGTCGTGCTGAAGGGCAGATCGGTGCGGGCATACCCGGCGCGCAGCAGCAGCGGCACGCCGCGCAGGCGCGGACCCGCCACCTCAGCGCCGCCAAACAGGTTGAGCGCGTCATGGGCGCGCGTGCGCGACGATGCCATGGACTGCATGGCCGACCAGTTCACCTGTTCGAACCCCACGGCAAACGACGACCCGGTGATGCCGTCGTAGCGCAACGTCCCGCCCAGGCGGGCCGGCACGTTGCCCGCGGCGCGGGTGGTGTCGCGGATACGGGCCTCGAAGCGATTGCCCGCCCGGTAACTGGCGGCCGCGGCCAGCCCCTTGAAGAGGCGAATCTCGCCACCGATGGACACGGCGGTCCCGATGTACGTGACGCGCGACGAGTCGAGGGTGCTGCCGAAACGCAACGTGTCGGCGAACGTGCGTTCGCGGACACCGGTGTTCTCGCCGGTGAAGATGTGACCGCCAAGCCCCACGCGCGCCCAGTTGCCGATCTGCCACCCCACCGCACCGCGGATGTCACCGATGGCGCCGCGCATGGTGAGCTGTTCATTGGTGGAGAGCGAGGCGCCGTCCACGTCGGCTGTGCCTCTGGTGGTGGTGGTGTACGACCGATCGAGGAAGCCGCGGGCACTGAAGCCCACCGCCACGCCGCGCGCGGCGGGGAAGATGACCGCCAGCAGCGGGATGCGCTGTGACGCCGTGCGCTCGGTGACACCGCCCACCGTCAGCCGCCGATATTCGGGCTCGGCCTGCGCACTGAGCACGGTGCGCGCAATGCCACCGAGGGCCGCCGGGTTGATGGGCGACAACGGGTCGATGTCGCCGAAGGCACCGGCCGTGCCGGATGCGCGGATGCTCATGCCGTTCACCGGGTAGCCGAACCCCAGCGCACTCAAGGAGCCCTGCGCACCCGCGATACCCGGCACCGCGAGACTGCCCGCGATAAGCATCGTGGCCGCCACGCCGGTACGGATGCGGTGGTTCGTCAGCAGCATTGCGCGATTCATGGCAGGACGAACTCCGACTTCGGCAGGTAGGTGATGCGCAGCTTGGGGCGGAGCGCGGGGGCCGCCGTGCGGCTGAAGAAGCGCAGTTCCGCGGGCTGTGCCCCCTCGAGGGCGATGCGCAGCGCCAGTCCGCGAGGCACGGTGGGCGCCTGCAACCGCCACGAGCGCGCAAGCCCGAGGACGTTGAGTGAGCGGACCCCACTGTCGCCGGGTACGAAGCGCGTGGTGTCGACTCCCAACAGCGTCCCTTCGGCCGTGAGGTCGAGAATGCGCCGCAGGTCCGACACATCGGCGGTGGCGGTGGGCACGAGCGGAAACACCGCGACGGAGTCGCGCACGTTGCCGAAGCGGCTGCGCTGCTGGGTGAGCAGCAGGTCGGCGCGCACGATGGTGCTCGAGTCGGAGATACGACGCGGCACGTTGAAGCGCATGTACGTGCGATACGCGGGGTAGCCGCCCACGACGAGGGTGTTGGGGCCCGGCGGAGGTGAGCCGATGTCGGTGAGCGCGTACAGGCTGTACGCGAGATTCACCTCGCCTTCGGCCCCCGACAGCGTTGTCTGCGTAGTCAGGGTGACGGGCCGGTAGGTGGTATCCGAGGCCGGATCGAACTGCAGCGTGGGCGCCCCGAAGCCGAGTATGAAGGCGCGCAGGCGCAGCTGCCCGGCACTCCCGGTGAGACGCAGGCCAACCCGCACACGCGACTTCGCCGCAATTCTGGCCTGCATGAAGGTGCGGCTGAGCGGCACCCGAATGGTGTCGCCGGTGCTCGACGGCGTGAGCGTGAGCGTGCCGATACGACGGTCGGGGCGGAAGAGCGAACGCAGCACCGCCGGCACGGTGTCGCTGGCCGTGGTGTCGACATCGTACGCTTCGAGTGTGACCGGGTTGCCGCCACGCCGACCGGTGCTGTCGAGCGGCAACTTGAGGAAGACCGAGTCGACCGTGGTGATGGAGTCGAGTGTACCGGTGCCGTTCGGGAGGAACGACGTCGTGAGCACATCGAAGCGCAGGATGGCGCGTGTGACCAGGGTGTCGGGTCGATTGGCGAGCAACAGGTTGTTGGACAACCCGAGGGTGGGATAGCCCGCCAGCGACGAGTCGATCTCCAGCGCTTCGAACGTGGTGTCGCGGAAGCGCTCGGACTCCTCCGGGCACAGCGACGGACAGCCGGCGCCCCCGTCGAGGTTCTCGGTGCAGGCCGCTGCGGCAACCGAAGTCGCGCAGAGCGCCAACACCAGCAACGGAGCGCGCATGCGCGCCCACGACCAACGACCGCCTTCAGACATTCTCGAGTGATGCAGGCGTGAACGGTGCCGGCAGCAGCTCGGCCAGCGACCAGCGAGCCGCGCGCCCATCGGGCGTCACGGCGTAGACTTCCAGCGCGGGGGCGAATTCCACCAGCGCCTGACGACAGATCCCACACGGCGGGGTGGGATCGTGCTGCGTGGACGTAATGACCACCCGCACGAACCCACGCGCCCCCGCGGCAACGGCCGTTCCCAACGCTACCCGTTCGGCACAGGTGCCTGCCGGGTACGAGGCATTCTCCACGTTACAGCCGCCGAACACGCGGCCATCAGCGGCTTCCAGTGCGGCGCCAACCGGGAACTGCGAGTACGGCGCCCAGGCATTGGCACGCGCCGCATCCGCCACAGCGCGCAGCCGCTCGAGCTCGGGGGGCAGCGTGCTCACGCGGACACGAGCTGGGGGAGGAACGAGGTCCCGCGGCCGCGCCAGGATTGCCCGAACCAGTCGGCCACTGTGGCACCGAGATCGGAGAAGGTGTCCCGCGTTCCCAGCGGGCCTCCACGCACGCGCGCTCCCGCCACCAGCAACGGCACGCGCTCGCGCGCGTGGTCCGTGGATGGCGTGGTGGGGTCGTTGCCGTGGTCAGCCGTGATGAACAGCAGGTCGTCCTCCCGCAGGGACGCAAGCAGTGACGGGAGTGCCCGGTCGAACGCCTCGAGCGCTCCCTGAAAACCCCGGACATCATTCCGATGCCCGAAGAGCTGGTCGAAATCTACCAAGTTGGCGAAGCAGAACCCACGCGGCGCCGTATCCAGCCACCGGCGAATGGCCTCGAGCCCTGCCACGTTGTTGGTCGTGTGCTGCGACCGGATGGCTCGCCCGGCGAACAGGTCGTCCACCTTGCCTACCCCCGCCCTGGGCACGCCCGCAGCTTCGAGCACGTCGAGCAGGGTCACCCCGGGCGGCTGAATGGAATAGTCCCGCCGGTTCGCGGTCCGCTGCCACGCCCCTGGGGTTCCCACGAAGGGACGCGCAATGACCCGGGATACGTCGTGCGGCGCCACCAGTTGCCGCCGCGCGACCTCGCAGGCACGGTAGAGCTCGTCCAGCGGAATCCACTGCTCGTGTGCCGCAATCTGGAAAACAGAGTCGGCGCTGGTGTACACGATCCACGCCCCGCGCTGCTGCTGCTCCTCGGCGAATTGCGCGATGACGGCCGTCCCGCTGGCGACGCAGTTGGCGATGACCGGTCGGCCGGTGGCGGCAACGAACGCGTCGATCACCGCCGGCGGAAAGCCGTTGGGGTAGGTGGGAAAGGGGCGCTCGAGATGCAGCCCGGCCAGCTCCCAGTGCCCGGTGGTGGAGTCCTTCCCGGCAGAGCGCGGCAGCATGACCCCGTACGCGCCCACGGGGTGCACGGCCGGCGGCACCCCGGCGATGTGCGTGGCGTTGCCAAGGCCGAGTCGCTGCAGGTTGGGCAGCGTGAGCCCTCCCACGGCACGGGCAATGTTGCCGATGGTATCGCTGCCGGTGTCGCCGTAGGCCGCCGTATCCGGTGCCTCGCCGCACCCCACGCCATCAAGCACGAGGAGCAGGGCGCGGCGCAACGCCGGGTCGGCGTGCGGAATGTCGGTTGGCGGCGTGGCAGACATGCAACGGAGCGAATCAGGAAGGAAAAGCAACGGGAACAGGCAGCGCATCGTGGTACACCGGTGGCACACG
The DNA window shown above is from Gemmatimonas sp. and carries:
- a CDS encoding methylmalonyl-CoA mutase family protein → MTERLSPSGIPIPAVVRPDAVRIDYAHDLGDPGQFPFTRGVQPTMYRGRLWTMRQYAGFGTAKATNERFRLLLDAGQTGLSVAFDLPTQMGIDSGTPRAMGEVGRVGVAIDTVEDMHVLLDGIPLDKVSTSMTINATASTLLAMYIVVAEERGIRRDMLSGTVQNDILKEYIARGTYIYPPAPSLALTAEMFRFCAAEVPQWNPISISGYHIREAGATAVQEVAFTFADALAYVQQAVEAGLAVDSFAPRLSFFFAAHNDLFEEVAKFRAARRLWARLMRERFGANDASCRLRFHTQTGGVTLQAQQPHNNIVRVTIQALAATLGGTQSLHTNGYDEALALPTAEAATLALRTQQIVGYESGVAQTVDPLAGSWYVEQLTNSIEERAVALLERVHELGGAAEAIRAGFFQEEIGRSAYEYQLRVEAGETVVVGVNKYGDGQEPPIIPAPDFSALEQDQVARLAAVRASRDGAAVQQALARIAEAAPHYLPDHSGPRAELMPRIIDAVRVRASVGEIADTLEQAWGRYQPSSH
- the fbp gene encoding class 1 fructose-bisphosphatase; translation: MVKHTATSVVTIERFIIEQERMFPEATGELSGILYDMALAGKMIANKVRSAGLADILGATMSENVQGEVQQKLDVIANEIIVKAFDHGGRLCAMASEEEPDIIQIPEGFRHGKYVLLFDPLDGSSNIDVNVPVGTIFSVFRKITRGTRGEMEDMLQPGRRQVAAGYILYGSSTMMVYTTGQGAHGFTLDPSIGEFLLSHPNIRIPERARYLSVNDAYEQDWPEPTRALMRRYRGLDGQKKALNVRYVGSLVADFHRNLLGGGVFCYPANEKATRGKLRLLYEANPLAFIAEQAGGLATDGYGSILDIEPTELHQRSPLYIGSKAEVEMVSEFPLPRYVAPGIPERRGAARPAPSAVSAG
- a CDS encoding DNA internalization-related competence protein ComEC/Rec2 — protein: MAHTGCAMPLLIHAVAWWLAGLMAGAWWHTPLPPALLLAAGVVLWRRGRVEPLLVAAGLLASWGDERENRLCAQRLQRQLAEGRAAWVHVADHVPSRGRRPAQLRGQASERARWPRCHVPAVVNLAPQDSTRAAAPTPRPGMHVPVWASPQPTGTALRLERARVGVAYGPRHPLVAWRAHVGTVIDDAFRTRAPLVRALLIADQRSIDPAVRDRYADAGLVHLLSVSGMHVAIIATALLTLGGALRLSRRWLEPACVCVVVAYVALLGFPAPAVRSAIMLIVTMLSRRWQRPVHEWTALALGAVVPTIEPAIVHDLGWQLSVGGMAALVATRSLHRRWKRDRHPLPVTAYAARMLRWWHRQRGAAGWLLGEISTGLIATLVMAPLVAWTFGRISLVAPLSNVVAAPLIGVLQPALFLALLAALLLPAGPHHWLADATQPLMALLDLVAHGAAAVPGAVLGVAPTFATAVGTGTAVALLVRSTADRRRGRWVVGAAAVLTATLWRSAMVPGNGHLELHVLDVGQGDALALRTPRGRWILVDAGRRWQGGDAGRRVVVPYVRRRGGQVALFVLTHPHDDHAGGAASVVRALRPARWWEPAFVLPSPGYREALDAVRETNTPWERVRPGRTFTLDGVQLTVLAPDSSWTALQRDANESSVVLRVDFGHHRLLLTGDAEGEEEAWLVAQQGADALDVDVLKLGHHGSRTSSTAPLLDAATPRLAIASVGAGNRYGHPSPETLAALMARGVPVLRTDTDGTVIVQTDGRTLRVLAGGEAWQVPQENRVP
- the miaB gene encoding tRNA (N6-isopentenyl adenosine(37)-C2)-methylthiotransferase MiaB; this encodes MSAPLSLPELPDTVTATPRPTVYIETYGCQMNVADSELMYGKLVAHGYAPVDAPDGADVILVNTCAIRENAETRVIGRLGELRRFMKPDTIVGVTGCMAQRLGARVLDQAKHVSLVVGPDGYRALPALLDGARRGEKFTATDFDLEEHYEDVVARRFEGVKAWIPVQRGCDYRCTYCIVPFTRGPERSRKLADVVREVQQVVEQGLSEVVLLGQTVNSYTDGSHDFADLLRAVGSVDGIRRVRYTSPHPNDFSDRVIEAMATTPTVCEHVHLPMQSGSTSMLKRMLRRYSREDYLDCVARLRAAIPGLALTTDIIVGFPGETDEEFTDTLSLCREVRFDDAFMFKFSAREGTPATRMPPEWTIPDDVVATRFDRLVSTVRGISRENNLGRLGETMELLIEKVARDGELLQGRSRDFKTVMVPADAARIGEYLTVTLTGTTGATFTGTPVVERRERAPLPMMSA
- the cdd gene encoding cytidine deaminase; the protein is MSTLPPELERLRAVADAARANAWAPYSQFPVGAALEAADGRVFGGCNVENASYPAGTCAERVALGTAVAAGARGFVRVVITSTQHDPTPPCGICRQALVEFAPALEVYAVTPDGRAARWSLAELLPAPFTPASLENV
- a CDS encoding phosphopentomutase, with product MSATPPTDIPHADPALRRALLLVLDGVGCGEAPDTAAYGDTGSDTIGNIARAVGGLTLPNLQRLGLGNATHIAGVPPAVHPVGAYGVMLPRSAGKDSTTGHWELAGLHLERPFPTYPNGFPPAVIDAFVAATGRPVIANCVASGTAVIAQFAEEQQQRGAWIVYTSADSVFQIAAHEQWIPLDELYRACEVARRQLVAPHDVSRVIARPFVGTPGAWQRTANRRDYSIQPPGVTLLDVLEAAGVPRAGVGKVDDLFAGRAIRSQHTTNNVAGLEAIRRWLDTAPRGFCFANLVDFDQLFGHRNDVRGFQGALEAFDRALPSLLASLREDDLLFITADHGNDPTTPSTDHARERVPLLVAGARVRGGPLGTRDTFSDLGATVADWFGQSWRGRGTSFLPQLVSA